The following proteins are encoded in a genomic region of Geothermobacter hydrogeniphilus:
- the tolR gene encoding protein TolR yields MEVGTRGNSGRSTLCQINVTPFVDVMLVLLIIFMVTAPMMETGVEVELPEVKDAPAMTGAQEPLVVTVAADGAISVGKSAVPSPAKLTPVLEQVLRGRKSKEVFLEADRKVPYGRVVQVMAAIKAAGVAKLGMVAEEPER; encoded by the coding sequence ATGGAAGTCGGAACCCGCGGCAACTCTGGACGCAGCACCCTCTGCCAGATCAATGTCACCCCTTTTGTCGATGTCATGCTGGTGCTGCTGATCATCTTCATGGTCACCGCGCCGATGATGGAGACCGGGGTTGAGGTGGAGCTGCCGGAGGTGAAGGATGCGCCGGCCATGACCGGCGCGCAGGAACCGCTGGTGGTCACGGTTGCCGCTGACGGCGCGATCAGTGTCGGCAAGTCGGCGGTTCCCTCGCCGGCAAAGCTGACCCCGGTGCTGGAGCAGGTTCTGCGCGGACGCAAGTCGAAGGAAGTCTTCCTCGAAGCCGACCGCAAGGTCCCCTACGGGCGGGTGGTGCAGGTGATGGCGGCGATCAAGGCCGCCGGGGTCGCCAAGCTCGGCATGGTGGCTGAGGAGCCCGAGCGCTGA
- the ilvA gene encoding threonine ammonia-lyase, translating to MLDLKLIQQAAARLEGQVRRTPLLQSAYFSQKLGRPLLLKCENLQRTGSFKLRGAYNFLACQPRKRIAPGVITASAGNHAQGVAHAAQLFQIPATVVMPVSTPLAKEQATRHYGAEVILHGENYDAAAAHARQLQRQNKLVYLPAFDHRLVIAGQGTIGLEIHAQRPDLAALLVPIGGGGLISGVASALKALNPRIRIIGVEAAGAAGALHSRRSGKRVRLASTHSLADGIVVKQLGAETFPLIEELVDHLLTVEEEEIAQAIVGLLEKTKLVVEGSAAVTLAALLFHAPKLPPGPVACLLSGGNIDVQTLSRVVQRGMIAEGRFLKILVNLDDAPGNLARLSQLLAGQGANILHVHHDRRLSSIPLGRAEVLLELETRGPEHIAAILDALHRQTWGAEVLH from the coding sequence ATGCTCGATCTCAAGCTCATCCAGCAGGCCGCCGCCCGGCTCGAAGGACAGGTTCGCCGCACGCCGCTGCTGCAGTCGGCCTATTTCAGCCAAAAACTCGGCCGGCCGCTGCTGCTGAAATGCGAGAACCTGCAGCGCACCGGCTCCTTCAAGCTGCGCGGCGCCTACAACTTTCTCGCCTGCCAGCCCCGCAAGCGCATCGCCCCGGGGGTGATCACGGCCTCTGCCGGTAATCACGCCCAGGGCGTGGCCCACGCCGCTCAGCTGTTCCAGATTCCGGCGACGGTGGTGATGCCGGTCAGCACCCCGCTAGCCAAGGAACAGGCGACCCGTCACTACGGTGCCGAGGTTATTCTGCATGGAGAAAACTACGATGCCGCGGCGGCCCATGCCAGGCAGCTGCAGCGACAGAACAAGCTGGTCTACCTGCCCGCCTTCGATCATCGTCTGGTGATCGCCGGGCAAGGAACCATCGGCCTGGAAATCCATGCCCAGCGTCCCGATCTGGCGGCGTTGCTGGTGCCGATCGGCGGCGGCGGACTGATCAGCGGTGTGGCCAGCGCCCTCAAGGCCCTCAACCCACGCATCCGTATCATCGGCGTTGAGGCGGCCGGAGCCGCCGGCGCGCTGCACTCAAGGCGGAGCGGAAAGCGCGTCCGCCTGGCCTCGACACATTCCCTGGCGGACGGTATCGTGGTCAAACAGCTCGGTGCCGAAACCTTTCCACTGATCGAGGAGCTGGTCGACCATCTGCTCACTGTTGAAGAAGAGGAGATCGCCCAGGCGATCGTCGGACTGCTGGAAAAAACCAAGCTGGTGGTCGAAGGGTCGGCGGCGGTCACCCTGGCCGCCCTGCTCTTCCACGCGCCGAAGCTGCCGCCCGGACCGGTCGCCTGCCTGCTGTCGGGCGGCAACATTGATGTCCAGACCCTCTCCCGGGTGGTGCAGCGCGGCATGATCGCCGAAGGCCGGTTTCTGAAAATCCTTGTCAACCTCGATGATGCCCCTGGCAACCTGGCACGGCTCAGCCAACTGCTGGCCGGGCAGGGAGCCAATATCCTGCACGTTCATCATGACCGTCGACTGAGCAGCATTCCCCTCGGCCGGGCCGAGGTGCTGCTCGAACTCGAAACCCGCGGCCCCGAACATATTGCCGCCATCCTCGACGCCCTGCACCGCCAGACCTGGGGCGCCGAAGTGCTGCACTGA
- a CDS encoding TonB C-terminal domain-containing protein yields the protein MSGSGHNSRWRRQAGGRRDPRLAAMLGYSFGLHLLLVLLFGGWLLPRMQHSKPPVYVVDLVNLPVKNPQAGRPDGTPKHKVKARPKAKPKPKPVVRPKPKPKAKPKAKAKSKPKVKAKSKARPKAVSRTRPKPKVDYRQTESVIEKLRRKREREELKRKLAALEAQDTRRSPGSKAPLGETAGTGSEAGVSYRTWLQQAYKSAWSLSKYQVRSLDLKADVEVVYDARGFLRDYTVMKSSGDRRFDDSITRAIRRVDRLEPPPGRTIREIIKFNLKDLQE from the coding sequence GTGAGCGGGAGCGGTCACAACAGCCGCTGGCGGCGGCAGGCCGGGGGACGACGCGATCCGCGCCTGGCCGCGATGCTCGGCTATTCATTCGGGCTGCACCTGCTGCTGGTGCTGCTCTTCGGCGGCTGGCTGCTGCCGCGCATGCAGCATTCGAAGCCGCCGGTCTACGTGGTCGACCTGGTCAATCTGCCGGTCAAAAATCCGCAGGCCGGGCGACCGGACGGGACGCCGAAACACAAGGTCAAGGCCCGACCGAAAGCGAAACCGAAACCCAAGCCGGTTGTCAGGCCGAAACCCAAGCCGAAAGCGAAACCCAAGGCCAAAGCCAAATCAAAACCCAAGGTCAAGGCCAAATCGAAGGCTCGGCCGAAGGCGGTCAGCAGGACTCGGCCGAAACCGAAGGTTGACTATCGCCAGACCGAAAGCGTCATCGAGAAGCTCAGGCGCAAGCGGGAACGTGAGGAACTGAAACGGAAACTGGCGGCCCTGGAGGCGCAGGACACCCGCCGGTCGCCGGGCAGCAAGGCGCCTCTCGGCGAAACCGCCGGTACCGGCAGTGAGGCCGGGGTTTCCTACCGGACCTGGCTGCAGCAGGCCTACAAGAGTGCCTGGAGCCTGTCGAAGTACCAGGTCAGGAGTCTTGATCTCAAGGCGGATGTCGAAGTGGTTTATGATGCCCGCGGCTTTCTGCGCGACTACACGGTCATGAAGAGTTCGGGGGATCGTCGTTTTGATGATTCGATTACCCGGGCGATTCGCCGGGTTGATCGGCTTGAACCGCCGCCGGGCCGAACCATCAGGGAAATCATCAAGTTCAACCTCAAGGATCTTCAGGAATAA
- the tolQ gene encoding protein TolQ: MELILGAGPVVKLVLLVLAYFSIVSWAIIFLKFRVVRRAIIDSDRFLDFFWAKKRFDLIGQGLKDFSQSPLTVLFREGYQELLRGSRQPSEGGGPSAELGRSANVARALRRATTSETQRLEKYLTFLATTGSTAPFIGLFGTVWGIMDSFHGIGKTGSASLAVVAPGISEALIATAIGLVAAIPAVMAYNHFVNKVNVLTGEMDNFCQEFLNIVQRMGRD; encoded by the coding sequence TTGGAACTGATCCTCGGTGCGGGGCCGGTCGTCAAGCTGGTCCTGCTGGTTCTCGCCTATTTTTCCATTGTTTCCTGGGCCATCATTTTTCTCAAGTTTCGGGTTGTCCGCCGGGCGATCATTGACTCGGATCGTTTTCTCGATTTCTTCTGGGCGAAGAAACGCTTTGATCTGATCGGCCAGGGGCTCAAGGATTTTTCCCAGTCACCGCTGACCGTTCTGTTCCGCGAGGGTTACCAGGAGCTGCTGCGCGGCAGCCGGCAGCCGAGCGAGGGCGGCGGCCCGAGCGCCGAACTGGGTCGGTCGGCCAATGTCGCCCGCGCCCTGCGCCGCGCCACCACCAGTGAAACCCAGCGGCTGGAAAAATATCTCACCTTTCTCGCCACCACCGGATCGACCGCTCCCTTTATCGGCCTGTTCGGCACCGTCTGGGGGATCATGGATTCCTTCCACGGCATCGGCAAGACCGGCAGCGCCTCGCTGGCGGTGGTCGCGCCGGGAATTTCCGAGGCGCTGATCGCCACCGCCATCGGCCTGGTGGCGGCGATTCCGGCGGTCATGGCCTACAACCACTTCGTCAACAAGGTCAACGTGTTGACCGGAGAAATGGACAACTTCTGCCAGGAATTTCTCAATATCGTGCAGCGCATGGGACGGGACTAG